A genomic segment from Nicotiana sylvestris chromosome 1, ASM39365v2, whole genome shotgun sequence encodes:
- the LOC138877086 gene encoding uncharacterized protein has protein sequence MTTIFHDMIHKEIEVYVDDVIIKSKRSTYHIEHLRKLFNRLRRYNLKLNPAKCAFGVPAGKLLGFIVSRRGIELDPSKVKAIQDLPPPKIKKDMMSFWGRINYIIHFIAQSTMICKPIFKMLKKDVATSWTEECQKAFEKIKEYLSTPPVLVPPEPGRPLLLYLSVLDRAFGCVLGQHNKTGRKEQAIYYLKGSQEIGISRSSCRKSYRRRIFFDRAVNFKGVGIEVVLVSEIGQHYPVSTKLRFPCTNNMAEYEACIIEINLSIDMNIQELLVIGDSDLLVHQVIEKWATKKTKILPYLYHMQELMKRFTKIEFKHVSRIQNKFADTLATLSSMIQHPDKNSIDPIPVRIHNQPAYCAHVEEETDGNLWFHDIKEYLAKGETRSMQTIMRNAHSEDYPIISSTVEEFRTEGLQT, from the exons ATGAcgactattttccatgacatgattcacaaagaaattgaggtgtacgtggatgacgtcatcatcaaatccaaaagaaGCACATATCATATAGAACACTTAAGGAAATTATTTAATCGGCTTcgaaggtacaatctgaaactgaatcctgcaaagtgtgccttTGGCGTCCCTGCTGGAAAATTGCTAGGtttcattgtcagtcgtcgagggattgaattagacccttcaaaggtcaaagctatccaagatttgccacctcCGAAGATCAAGAAAGATATGATGAGCTTTTGGGGGCGTATCAATTACATCATCCATTTCATAGCACAATCGACCATGATCTGTAAGCCAATtttcaaaatgctgaagaaagatgttgcaacTAGTTGGACTGAAGAATGTCAAAAAGCTTTCgaaaaaatcaaggaatacctatccacaccaccagtcttggtcccgccggAACCTGGTAGACCTCTGCTGCTCTATCTGTCTGTACTAGATagagctttcggttgtgtcctGGGACAACACAATAAGACGGGGAGAAAAGAGCAGGCCATATACtatctga AAGGCAGTCAAGAGAtaggcattagcagatcatctTGTAGAAAATCCTATAGGAGGAGAATATTCTTTGATAGGGCtgtaaatttcaaaggagtgggtattgaGGTTGTTTTGGTGTCAGAGataggtcagcattatccggtatccaCGAAGCTCAGGtttccgtgcaccaacaatatggcagaatacgaAGCTTGCATCATAGAGATCAATTTGTCTATTGACATGAATATCCAGGAAttgctggtaattggtgattcagaccttctggtacatcaggttaTAGAAAAGTGGGCTACCAAGAAAACCAAAATATTGCCATATCTGTATCACATGCAAGAGTtgatgaagaggttcacaaaaatagaattcaaacatgtttcGAGAATCCAGAACAAGTTCGCAGACACACTGGCTACTttgtcttccatgatacaacacccagatAAGAACTCCATCGACCCTATTCCAGTaagaatccataatcagccagcttattgcgctcatgttgaagaagaaacggatgggaatctgtggttccatgatatcaaggaatacttggcaaaaggagaaactCGGAGCATGCAAACCATAATGAGAAACGCACACTCTGAAGATTAtccaatcatttcttccacagtggaggaaTTTCGTACAGAAGGACTCCAAACCTAG
- the LOC138877088 gene encoding uncharacterized protein yields the protein MEETGAAQGMTRTGRVYTPEHLGGTSKEAASKPPLIETGPNDLWRKVQTREYCVVNHLNKTPVQISILSLLQNSEAHKNTLMKVLNEAYVPNNITSGKKANMVGVLIDGGSSLNICSLTTLKRLGKGLHEIRAGLGERGLHGTQKATIGEINLFLQKGQTWFDVEFQVLDISATYNMLLGRPWIHASGAVASTLHQAVKFEWNHHEVIIHGDGSNPIYTNQIVPVVENRRKLGGETYHRSECINVIEKDKWWSNKIESILLRTGYEPDKGLDKNLQGITKLIQLKRHGTTFGLGYEYTWHEYQNWSPPWRGPYYPLERPIQHLHQTFQQTDVIWGSEEDETLACLRNLFQDDEDMDCNAIVEEEEEEELMIQTVGKVAVLKNWTAAPIIITYPGEPTTVTCNGTTQHKDSDSEEEDIILEEIVREVENFENKPKSNLDKTEIVNLGDPETVKETRISIHLSPSEKEEYTRFLKEYEDIFAWFYDDMTGLSTSIVAHKLPTYPMCPPVKQKLIKFKPDMSLKIKEEVTKKIKTKVLRVVEYPTWLANIVPVLKKDGKVRVCVNYLDLNKASPKDDFLLPNIHILIDKCAKHELQSFVDCFAGYHQIWSRENSLYHSVGDVLL from the exons ATGGAGGAAACAGGTGCAGCACAAGGCATGACCAGAACTGGTAGGGTTTATACACCCGAGCATTTAGGAGGAACAAGCAAAGAAGCCGCTTCCAAGCCACCTCTCATTGAAACTGGCCcaaatgatctttggagaaaggttCAAACAAGAGAGTATTGTGTGGTTAatcatctgaacaaaaccccgGTTCAGATATCCATTCTATCACtactacaaaattctgaggcgcatAAGAATACATTGATGAaagtgttgaatgaagcttatgtacccaataatatcactagtggaaaaaaggctaatatggtagg agtcctaatagatgggggttcaagtcTCAACATTTGTTCGTTGACTACTTTAAAGAGGTTGGGTAAAGGTTTGCATGAGATACGAGCAGGACTTGGGGAAAGGGGTTTGCATGGGACTCAAaaggccacgattggggaaatcaatCTATTTTTGCAGAAGGGTcagacttggtttgatgttgaatttcaagtattGGACATATCCGCCACAtataacatgcttttgggtcgaccatggatacatgcttCTGGGGCCGTAGCCTCCACTCTACACCAGgctgtaaaatttgaatggaatcatcatgAAGTAATCATCCACGGGGATGGAAGTAACCCTATTTACACCAATCAAATTGTTCCGGTTGTCGAGAATAGAAGGAAATTGGGTGGAGAGACGTACCATCGCAGCGAGTGCATCAATGtaattgagaaagacaaatggtggagcaaTAAGATCGAAAGCATATTGTTAAGGACAGGGTACGAACCCGACAAGGGTCTCGACAAGAATCTCCAAGGGATCACCAAACTGATACAGCTAAAGCGTCATGGCACAACTTTTGGGCTGGGGTATGAATACACCTGGCACGAGTATCagaattggtcgccaccatggcgtggtccttattacccaCTTGAACGGCCAATACAACATCTGCACCAGACATTTCAACAGACTGACGTGATATGgggatctgaagaagatgaaACTTTAGCTTGCCTGAGGAATCTATTTCAGGacgatgaagacatggactgcaatgcaatagttgaggaggaggaggaagaagaactTATGATTCAGACCGTGGGAAAGGTAGCtgttctcaagaactggactGCTGCACC tattattattacttatcctgGTGAACCGacaactgtgacatgtaatgggacaacacaacataaggatagtgattcagaggaagaagatataatacttgaggaaattgtaagagaagtggaaaattttgagaacaagcctaagtctAATTTGGACAAAACTGAGATAGTCAATTTGGGGGATCCTGAAACAGTCAAAgaaactcgcataagcattcacctgTCACCGTCAGAGAAAGAAGAGTACACCCGTTTTCTGAAGGAGTACgaagatatctttgcatggttttatgatgatatgactggtttgagcacatctatagtggctcatAAACTACCTACTTATCCGATGTGTCCGCCTGTAAAGCAAAAACTCataaagttcaagcctgatatgagtctgaaaatcaaagaggaagttaccAAGAAAATCAAAACTAAGGTTCTCAGAGTGGTCGAATACCCTACTTGGTTGGCTAACATCGTGCCAGTtctgaagaaggatgggaaggtcagagtatgtgttaactatctggatttaaacaaagcaagtcccaaagatgatttccTGTTACCGAATATACACATATTGATCGACAAATGTgccaaacatgaactccaatcctttgtggattgcttcgcggGATACCATCAGATCTGGAGCCGAGAAAATAGCCTTTATCACTctgtgggggatgtattgttataa